The proteins below come from a single Cervus elaphus chromosome 4, mCerEla1.1, whole genome shotgun sequence genomic window:
- the LOC122689289 gene encoding zinc finger protein 616-like, translated as MRENKSGMALSQTQLTIEDVDIKFTPEEWECLDPAQRALYWDVMEETYRNLLSVDVSHIHMTKKLQAKGNSGKGEILQRVMFGGTETHETKDFFLWKIEDTVHGFESLWTDDERSDNEISISHNKNLTGKDHQSRNDAGDKPVERLRSSFHEELQMLQSEGTIFECSQIVTNINSSPSGLPPQRTHSVHKGICHKHESAVMRPSEQALDQEGHKKKSYKTPECSITFLQHSELTRHQRILTGRKLYKADIHGKAFNDNESLAVHRRNHTGEKLYKCDVCSHSFKQNTALQIHLRVHTGERPYKCDVCGHSFKHKTHLQNHGRTHTGEKPYTCDVCGKAFTRKESCALHQILHTGEKPYNCDVCGRGYIRKSQLRIHRRVHTGEKPYTCDVCGKAFSRKEGCALHQILHTGEKPFKCDVCGRGYIRKSQLEIHQRVHTGEKPYKCDVCGKAFTRKESHALHQILHTGEKPYKCDLCGQAFTRKESHALHKILHTGEKPYKCDVCGRGYTRSTQLAIHWRLHTGEKPYQCDVCGHGYPRKSQLVIHQRIHTGENPYKCDVCGCGFTGKRQLRIHRRIHTEVKSYKCNNCGKCFFALFSLNKHQTIQTGEKACKCNLCGKVFSSRCYLAVHQRTHTGEKPYKCDVCGKAFTRKQSRSLHQILHTGEKPYKCDVCGHGYTRKSRLVIHHRVHTGENPYKCDVCGCDLTGKRQLRTHRRIHTEVKSYKCNSCGKRFFALSSLNKHQAVPTDEKACKCNLCGKMFSSRCYLTVHQRTHTGEKPYKCDLCGHGYPRKSQLVIHQRIHAGENPYKCDVCGSGFTGKRQLRTHRRIHTEVKSYKCNNCGKRFFALSSLSKHQAVQIDEKACKCNLCGKMFSSRCYLAVHQRIHIGEKPYKCIVCGCGYTRKSQLGIHQKVHTGEKPYKCDVCGCEFTGKKQLRTHRRIHTEVKSYKCNSCGKLFFALSSLNKHQAVQSDETACKCNLCGKMFSSRCCLAVHQRTHTGEKPYKCDVCGKAFTRKESHALHQILHTGEKPYKCDVCGRGYTRKSQLEIHQRVHTGEKPYKCDVCGKAFTRKESHVLHQILHTGEKPYKCDVCGRGYIRKSKLVIHQRIHTGENSYKCDVCGRGFTGNRQLGIHRRIHTEVKPFKCNSCDKRFFTRASLKIHEVVHTDEKARKCTLCGKVFSSRCYLTVHQRTHTGEKPYKCDVCGQAFTRKESHAVHQILHTGEKPYKCDVCGRGYTRSTQLTVHQRVHTGEKPYKCDVCGKAFRVNGSLTSHRKIHCREKPYKCDVCGKAFSVNGSLRTHQKIHTGEKPYKCDVCGKAFRVNGTLTSHQKIHTGEKPYKCDVCGKAFTINGSLTTHRKIHTGEKPYKCDVCGKAFSLNGSLTYHQKIHSNEKPYKCDVCGKAFRVKGSLTSHQKIHTG; from the exons atgagagAAAACAAGTCAGGCATGGCTCTTTCTCAG ACACAGTTGACCATCGAGGATGTGGACATCAAGTTCACTccagaggagtgggaatgcctcgaccctgctcagagggccttgtACTGGGATGTGATGGAGGAGACCTACAGGAACCTGCTGTCTGTGG ATGTATCTCATATACATATGACCAAGAAATTACAAGCaaaaggaaacagtggaaaaggaGAAATTCTGCAAAGAGTGATGTTTGGAGGAACTGAAACCCATGAAACCAAAGATTTTTTCCTCTGGAAGATAGAGGATACTGTGCATGGTTTTGAGAGTCTGTGGACAGATGATGAAAGAAGTGACAACGAAATATCTATATCCCATAACAAaaatctcactggaaaagatcatcAGAGTAGAAATGATGCAGGAGATAAGCCTGTTGAAAGACTCAGATCAAGCTTTCATGAAGAATTGCAGATGCTTCAGTCTGAAGGGACGATTTTTGAATGTAGTCAAATTGTGACTAATATTAACAGTAGCCCCTCAGGTTTGCCACCTCAGAGAACTCATAGTGTccacaaaggcatttgccataaACATGAGAGTGCTGTTATGCGTCCCTCAGAACAGGCCCTAGACCAGGAAGGACACAAGAAAAAATCTTACAAAACTCCTGAGTGTAGCATAAcctttcttcagcactcagaacTCACTAGACATCAAAGAATCCTTACAGGAAGAAAACTATATAAAGCTGACATACATGGCAAGGCCTTTAATGATAATGAGAGCCTTGCAGTTCATCGGAGAaatcatactggagagaaactgtataaatgtgatgtatgtagCCACAGCTTTAAACAGAACACAGCCCTTCAAATTCATCTGAGAGTACATACTGGAGAgagaccatataaatgtgatgtatgtggccaCTCCTTTAAGCACAAGACACACCTTCAAAATCATGGGAgaactcatactggagagaagccatatacatgtgatgtgtgtggaaaggcctttACTCgaaaagaaagctgtgcactTCATCAGAtccttcatactggagagaaaccatataattGTGATGTATGTGGCCGTGGCTATATTCGAAAGTCACAACTTAGAATTCAtcggagagttcatactggagagaagccatatacatgtgatgtgtgtggaaaggcctttTCTCGCAAGGAAGGATGTGCACTTCATCAGAtccttcatactggagagaaaccatttAAGTGTGATGTCTGTGGCCGTGGCTATATTCGAAAGTCACAACTTGAaattcatcagagagttcatactggagagaagccatataaatgtgatgtctGTGGAAAGGCTTTTACTCGCAAAGAAAGCCATGCACTTCATCAGATCCttcatactggagaaaaaccatataaatgtgatctGTGTGGACAGGCCTTTACTCGCAAAGAAAGCCATGCACTTCATAAGAtccttcatactggagagaaaccatataaatgtgatgtatgtggccgTGGCTATACTCGAAGCACACAACTTGCAATTCATTGGAgacttcatactggagagaaaccatatcaatgtgatgtgtgtggccaTGGCTATCCTCGAAAGTCACAACTTGTaattcatcagagaattcatactggagagaatccttataaatgtgatgtatgtggctgTGGCTTTACTGGAAAGAGACAACTTAGAATTcatcggagaattcatactgAAGTGAAATCTTACAAATGTAACAATTGTGGCAAATGTTTTTTTGCACTGTTTTCCTTAAATAAACATCAAACAATTCAAACAGGTGAGAAAGCATGTAAATGTAATTTGTGTGGCAAAGTGTTCAGTTCCAGGTGTTATTTAGCAGTTCATCAGAGAACtcatactggagaaaaaccatataaatgtgatgtgtgtggaaaggcctttACTCGCAAACAAAGCCGTTCACTTCATCAAATtcttcatactggagagaaaccatataaatgtgatgtgtgtggccaTGGATATACTCGAAAGTCACGACTTGTAATTCATCacagagttcatactggagagaacccttataaatgtgatgtatgtggctgTGACTTGACTGGAAAGAGACAACTTAGAACTcatcggagaattcatactgAAGTGAAATCTTACAAATGTAACAGCTGTGGCAAAAGATTTTTTGCACTGTCATCCTTAAATAAACATCAGGCAGTTCCAACAGATGAGAAAGCATGTAAATGTAATTTGTGTGGCAAAATGTTCAGTTCTAGGTGTTACTTAACAGTTCATCAGAgaactcatactggagagaaaccatataaatgtgatttaTGTGGCCATGGCTATCCTCGAAAGTCACAACTTGTAATTCATCAGAGAATACATGCTGGAGAGAATCCTTATAAATGTGATGTTTGTGGCTCTGGTTTTACTGGAAAGAGACAACTTAGAACTcatcggagaattcatactgAAGTGAAATCTTACAAGTGTAACAACTGTGGTAAACGTTTTTTTGCACTGTCATCCTTAAGTAAACATCAGGCAGTTCAAATAGATGAGAAAGCATGTAAATGTAATTTGTGTGGCAAAATGTTCAGTTCCAGGTGTTACTTAgcagttcatcagagaattcatattggagagaaaccatataaatgtattGTGTGTGGCTGTGGCTATACTCGAAAGTCACAACTTGGAATTCATCAGAAAGTTCATACCggagagaagccatataaatgtgatgtatgtggctgTGAATTTACTGGAAAGAAACAACTTAGAACTcatcggagaattcatactgAGGTGAAATCTTACAAGTGTAATAGCTGTGGCAAACTTTTTTTTGCACTATCATCATTAAATAAACATCAGGCAGTTCAATCAGATGAGACAGCATGTAAATGTAATTTGTGTGGCAAAATGTTCAGTTCCAGGTGTTGTTTAGCAGTTCATCAAAgaactcatactggagagaaaccatataaatgtgatgtgtgtggaaaggcctttACTCGAAAAGAAAGCCATGCACTTCATCAGAtccttcatactggagagaaaccatataaatgtgatgtatgtggtcGTGGCTATACTCGAAAATCACAACTTGAaattcatcagagagttcatactggagagaaaccatataaatgtgatgtgtgtggaaaggcctttACTCGCAAAGAAAGCCATGTGCTTCATCAGAtccttcatactggagagaaaccatataaatgtgatgtatgtggccgTGGCTATATTCGAAAGTCAAAGCTTGTaattcatcagagaattcatactggagagaattcgtataaatgtgatgtatgtggccgTGGCTTTACCGGAAACAGACAACTTGGAATTcatcggagaattcatactgAAGTGAAACCTTTCAAATGTAACAGCTGTGACAAACGTTTTTTTACTCGGGCGTCCTTAAAAATACATGAAGTAGTTCATACAGATGAAAAAGCACGTAAATGTACTTTATGTGGCAAAGTCTTCAGTTCCAGGTGTTACCTTACAGTTCATCAGAgaactcatactggagagaaaccatataaatgtgatgtgtgtgggcAGGCGTTTACTCGCAAAGAAAGCCATGCAGTTCATCAGATCctccatactggagagaaaccgtataaatgtgatgtatgtggccgTGGTTATACTCGAAGCACACAACTCACAGTTCATCAGagggttcatactggagagaaaccatataaatgtgatgtatgtggcaaggcctttagaGTAAATGGCAGCCTTACATCTCATCGGAAAATTCATTGccgagagaaaccatataaatgtgatgtatgtggcaaggcctttagtGTAAACGGAAGCCTTAGAACTcatcagaaaattcatactggagagaaaccatataaatgcgatgtatgtggcaaggcctttagaGTAAACGGAACCCTTACATCGcatcagaaaattcatactggagagaaaccgtataaatgtgatgtatgtggtaAGGCCTTTACTATAAACGGAAGCCTTACAACTCATCggaaaattcatactggagagaaaccgtataaatgtgatgtatgtggcaaggcctttagtTTAAATGGAAGCCTCACATACCATCAGAAAATTCATTCCAACGAGAAACCATacaaatgtgatgtatgtggcaaggcctttagaGTAAAAGGAAGCCTTACATCTcatcagaaaattcatactgGATAG